A portion of the Methanomassiliicoccus sp. genome contains these proteins:
- a CDS encoding type II CAAX endopeptidase family protein: MTASTQIDPAADVHRGDFIKRHKIALFFAVTYAISWSAMTILALGLAGELSVPAFLIAQFGPAIAGVIMVWASGGSLREFASRLVKWRVPVKWYFIVITLPIALTLGSSVWLIMFNFPVNYSLVLEKLPAYIPSLIFTTLIAGLGEEPGWRGFALPNLQERLSPVKATVILGVLWATWHFPLLFIDQEFMGLPLGGTIMLVAVVLLTLLMIASLAFFYTWIYNHTGSILLMMLLHGSITVAQGIFLPLTGEASHASDYPLLLLSITGTIVITAIILVYATKGRLGYGPEA; the protein is encoded by the coding sequence ATGACGGCAAGTACTCAGATCGACCCTGCTGCCGATGTCCATCGGGGCGATTTCATTAAACGCCACAAGATCGCGCTTTTCTTTGCTGTAACGTACGCGATATCTTGGTCCGCAATGACTATTCTTGCCCTCGGCCTCGCCGGAGAATTGTCGGTGCCTGCCTTCCTGATAGCTCAGTTCGGCCCGGCCATCGCCGGCGTCATCATGGTCTGGGCTTCCGGGGGATCATTGCGAGAGTTTGCCTCCAGGCTCGTAAAATGGAGGGTGCCGGTCAAATGGTACTTCATAGTGATCACCCTGCCCATCGCACTCACGCTTGGCAGCAGCGTCTGGCTCATCATGTTCAATTTCCCGGTTAACTACTCCCTTGTTCTGGAGAAATTGCCTGCGTACATCCCCTCGCTCATTTTCACAACCCTGATCGCAGGTCTGGGAGAGGAGCCGGGATGGCGTGGCTTCGCCCTCCCAAATTTGCAGGAGCGATTATCGCCGGTGAAAGCTACGGTGATTCTTGGCGTGCTTTGGGCGACGTGGCACTTCCCGCTATTGTTCATCGATCAGGAGTTCATGGGGCTCCCCCTCGGCGGCACGATCATGTTGGTCGCGGTCGTCCTGCTCACATTGCTGATGATCGCGTCTTTGGCGTTCTTCTACACCTGGATCTATAATCATACGGGGAGCATCCTACTGATGATGCTGCTTCACGGGAGCATCACGGTCGCGCAGGGCATCTTCCTCCCGCTAACTGGCGAGGCATCCCACGCCTCCGACTACCCGCTCCTCCTGCTCTCCATCACCGGAACCATTGTGATCACGGCCATTATCCTCGTGTACGCGACGAAGGGACGCCTGGGTTACGGGCCAGAGGCATAG